From Hylaeus volcanicus isolate JK05 chromosome 2, UHH_iyHylVolc1.0_haploid, whole genome shotgun sequence, the proteins below share one genomic window:
- the LOC128885108 gene encoding protein furry isoform X7, with the protein MTEGGETQPTPGNEAQTEASEPRAIHGEGLHETTTELSSQSVLEPCQDLLTVHGTTQGESSDAVSIHTASTSVSGNESSSSRVSAITVVLPWGAQKETVKPQQLGDMDLRPGEFVMRTLFAEFTSQAEKKMEAVMTEHEKALSKVLQRGEDPQFDQLLSAFGSVAEHCLPSILRALFNWYERQLVDKGSDQKKHAPGKEDQKGKSIMYTIVSGSVETVERSEADLLQERRDLAVEFIFCLMLIEVLRQLPFHPGHEDLVTYIENIAFKHFKYREGIQNEPNAANIHIIADLYAEVIGVLAQSRFMSVRKRFMIELKDLRAKEPGPHTTQSIISLLMGMKFFRVKMVPIEEFEASFQFMQECAQYFLEVKDKDVKHALAGLFVEILVPVAAAVKNEVNVPCLKNFVEMLYSTTLDMCTKSKHRLALFPLVTCLLCVSQKIFFLQNWHYFLAMCLSHLKNRDPKMCRVALEALYRLLWVYMIRIKCESNSATQSRLQSIVNSLFPKGSKAVVPRDTPLNIFVKIIQFIAQERLDFAMREIVFDLLSVGRPVKIILTPERMSIGLRAFLVVADSLQQKEGEPPMPRTMGVLPSGNTIRVKKTFLNKMLTEDTARSIGMSSYFPHVRRVFVDILRALDVHYGRPLMMTSTQNMNKEPDEMITGERKPRIDLFRTCVAAVPRLIPDGMTGAELVDLLSRLTVHMDEELRGLAYQSLQTLVLDFPDWRQDVVLGFTQFLARDVQDTFPQLVDNGLRMLLQLLTSWKNALTSPSIRSKEQTADSARTNARTDGIIKKSESGQKIEPVSSVFHLVEGFALVMLCNCRLYPRRIAVHILREVKYLLKTLGALEDDQSVIDVIDACCPVVLEKCYHMLPPAEKAAAASTSNVDLQWIAERSSCVWTAGLHDDTSTKSSSSLNLNGADPWGTCLFAFLEKDRVLTMCPTAVAHSWPIVFTRINSLFSVIDPTPVNDNRASLLRSSTAVRKPVNERDVYMHVWKNYLTFGYRVVPPVPSPVVRCASPDLSLSSSPDSLSAERGDNKSPGTNASPAALYKLTVPLLRCEVVDVRDAAVQAIGKVNSDALKDLMEELVPYIREAVDRKQENMRRRRRRDALRLQLVRVLELIAEYGTFGICPAVLDRETQSLHSTFVEYIDGARLYLENETDKEAPAVRDIKLHFCNFIRKMIKSFSLETCHTLLKRDLRRNLFMLFASWAGPYGGPLSSTSSLHEEEKSCTELQLSALQAMSGLLCCGPCFNPQSLSEEGAILYQWLDLLLASKDEKIYALARETVVLLLECNPDIGTLLDWVVDRCYTGAPQVADGCFLALATIFSAREYPCDHYTSIINVTLMSTGCPRAPVHDAALQLLQLLDQRFFGNVGPLPTTEPETGQDDLVGGSSTTAISAPGQQSNPIGGISSNGTIKGGTLDVLLSTTYCRNQMYLSRQLAQLHPELTMPMFSEITHRFQTARREVRQLLLQYLLPWLHNMELVDPNVPPPSNPLSYYQYYASDMARGGARREGWGSAEATEMVLNNLFYITAKFSDEHPKETEELWSTLCGCWPNNLKVIIRYLIIVSGMAPQELLPYAKRVVLYLARARPDRLVDEMMTELQTVETLNCLIERTETPPFYRLTSMRKASSHSDAPAADPGNPPRDLGVEKGTIHTKRHSGEDPVKTGSKSDTALRALAGFQTPRAEKTRTASGPPVLPDDLSTPTTEAELTTDESCYGVRNGPVGVNGKISCGGEKFDIPQPHPLPMPEYGGYFAPLTEYLPDSSQPISGFHRCNIAVMLLTDVVVDGIQLDWAIHVPLMLHIVFLGLDHSRPLVRDHCRCLLLNLLVVLGDHRDHLGVARVLLASKTEQLGLGLSTPALPVLEHNFTEVDPEFDSYLYGPPPAPPPTTPPPSSSPPPPSSSPPPPPPPPPPPPPPPPPPDSSVFNSTPPPPPPPPPPPFPPSNNGTPTHSPIPNSTSTPPTSMNHVHQSVTDHCKDYSNTHAYESPVCNNWTSTTGSTNVVPPVIVTPEDANNWVGPQPGPNMPIQDVIKSLINFLASRINQPLWNYEDMTAKVWWVRSAEQLTVLLRHVLRVFRDSLPHALVSQRWAQTALQLGLSCSSRHYAGRSLQVFRALRVPITSRMLSDILSRLVETVAEQGEDMQGYVTELLLTLEAAVDSLESDFRPLDFMKEIFKSTPNLNNKDPASGGLIGGKRSPGGGNGYPAGPYMFSHLNQGGHTRSTSYSVSYCMKKSSGSNLATSEMKELDNRCNKYPNSNLSRSRSAQSLKLLGDSATQDDKMTILAQLFWLSVSLLESDYEHEFLLALRLLSRVLHRLPLDRPDARDKVEKLQQQLRWNSFPGVHALLLKGCTSPNTYEPVVTLLSQFTPLLDLPVVDPTQSLAFPMNVVSLLPYMLLNYEDANELCIRSAENIAQVSAEKGKKLENLGTVMTLYSRRTFSKESFQWTKCVVKYLYDTYAHLSFNMLAFLVEVLEKGPGSVALPVLSIIHCMLHYVDLASQAAQPINTELLRVISKYVEGPHWKEALKILKLVVTRSSTLVAPPTSVHGSSWESSLASPHPSFTDTEIFTKKELPGRTMDFTFDLSQTPVIGRRWLIRQGVEEKSLGSPRCSLSLSPAESNAVSGWKRPWMSQGRVRECLVNLLTTCGQRVGLPKSPSVIFSQSSDLMERQSSMASSTEEVSGANNDLSGGSRRDDEQFGVFKDFDFLEYESESVEGESTDNFNWGVRRRPLSEGEEREPSLRQFEESLSEKTQSSSKHTSRRGVAEESSDDEAGSESPLDEVPGGSGTGQEANNIPGMFPPSSLSLIPSRTRHDSSTRSDTSGSSAGDLGDVTPCNASPNLSALMPFRQAVRDDAEELWRQQIQNLITQSLYNTLDFFQLLSRIVKDVSCKSVTLTREASALLCNGSPASTQLGYHLSSHADLLSSKAEPPLIWFSIAVFANQRLNESLRFGMLEIQEHLETFLDKKDHATECLEAAKASAKLQALGGSHTTETGLEEMLLDLGRALYKLHLQLLLLIEASNKMLGTLMNAARNVQIPLQDMSTEIANMKIALSRALEESTESERGTPTPTPSPSPLPGSGAVEEVARVAELLRNARWCPALEAVRLHRAQWPGDPFHDDDDVTTAVNMYCKYLGQDRSDIFVVTRKDDEMSEIFSRLMESLFQILAAVTGLEASTKTARSQQDNPNNSKSDC; encoded by the exons ATGACTGAag gAGGAGAAACACAACCAACTCCTGGAAATGAGGCACAAACTG AAGCCTCTGAACCCAGAGCCATACATGGCGAAGGACTGCATGAAACAACAACAGAACTGTCTTCTCAAAGTGTACTTGAACCTTGTCAAGATCTACTTACCGTTCATGGAACAACACAAGGAGAAAGCAGCGATGCTGTTAGCATTCATACTGCCAGTACCTCGGTTTCTGGCAATg AGTCGAGTTCCAGTAGAGTGAGTGCAATAACTGTAGTGTTACCGTGGGGTGCTCAAAAGGAAACAGTCAAGCCTCAACAGTTAGGAGATATGGATCTGAGACCAGGAGAGTTTGTAATGCGTACCTTGTTCGCAGAATTTACATCACAGGCAGAGAAAAAAATGGAGGCAGTCATGACAGAACAT GAGAAAGCACTTTCGAAAGTCTTACAAAGAGGTGAAGATCCACAATTTGACCAACTCTTATCTGCATTTGGTTCAGTTGCAGAACATTGTTTGCCTTCTATTTTGCGAGCGCTATTTAATTGGTATGAACGTCAATTGGTTGATAAAGGCAGCGATCAGAAAAAGCATGCTCCTGGCAAAGAAGatcaaaaaggaaaaag CATCATGTATACAATAGTATCGGGAAGCGTAGAAACAGTTGAAAGAAGCGAAGCGGACTTACTTCAGGAACGGAGGGATCTTGCagttgaatttatattttgtttaatgttaataGAAGTACTACGTCAATTACCATTTCATCCTGGTCATGAAGATTTAGTAACCTATATCGAAAACATagcatttaaacatttcaaatacaGAGAAGG TATTCAAAATGAACCAAATGCAGCAAATATTCATATCATTGCTGACCTTTACGCGGAAGTAATAGGAGTGCTTGCACAGTCTAGATTTATGTCAGTTAGGAAACGTTTTATGATTGAATTGAAAGATCTGCGTGCTAAAGAACCAGGACCTCATACTACACAgagtattatttcattactgatgggaatgaaatttttccgAGTAAAG ATGGTACCTATAGAAGAATTCGAGGCCTCATTTCAATTTATGCAGGAGTGTGCACAGTATTTCTTAGAAGTAAAAGATAAAGACGTTAAACACGCTTTGGCTGGTCTTTTTGTTGAGATACTAGTTCCTGTTGCTGCT GCCGTAAAAAACGAAGTTAACGTACCTTGCTTAAAAAATTTCGTAGAAATGTTATATTCTACAACTTTAGATATGTGTACCAAATCAAAACATAGATTGGCGCTTTTTCCACTTGTAACTTGTTTATTGTGTGTGagtcagaaaatatttttcttgcaaaaTTGGCATTACTTTTTAGCAATGTGCCTTTCACACTTGAAGAATCGGGATCCTAAGATGTGTCGTGTTGCCTTGG aggCGTTGTATCGTTTACTATGGGTGTATATGATACGTATTAAATGTGAGAGTAACTCAGCTACTCAAAGTAGACTGCAAAGCATAGTGAATTCTCTATTTCCTAAAGGTTCAAAGGCTGTAGTACCACGCGATACTCcactgaatatttttgtaaaaatcatTCAGTTTATTGCGCAAGAAAGATTAGATTTTGCGATGCGGGAAATAGTGTTTGATTTATTGTCTGTGGGTCGTccagtgaaaataattttaactccTGAACGTATGAGCATCGGGCTTCGAGCTTTCTTGGTTGTTGCTGACAGTTTGCAACAAAAGGAAGGAGAACCCCCTATGCCCCGTACAATGGGTGTGTTACCTAGCGGTAATACGATACGCGTCAAGAAAACGTTCCTCAATAAA atGTTGACTGAGGATACAGCAAGAAGTATAGGAATGTCTTCATATTTTCCACATGTTCGACGAGTATTCGTGGATATATTACGAGCTTTAGATGTTCATTACGGGAGGCCTCTTATGATGACAAGTACCCAAAACATGAATAAAGAACCAGACGAAATGATCACTGGTGAACGAAAACCTAGGATAGATCTGTTTCGAACTTGCGTAGCCGCGGTTCCTCGTTTAATACCTGATGGAATGACTGGTGCTGAATTAGTTGATTTATTATCTCGTTTAACTGTTCATATGGACGAAGAGCTTCGCGGATTAGCATATCAAAGTTTACAAACTTTAGTATTAGATTTTCCTGATTGGAGGCAGGATGTTGTTCTTGGGTTCACTCAATTCCTTGCTAGAGATGTCCAGGATACTTTTCCACAACTTGTCGATAATGGTTTGAGAATGCTCCTGCAACTTCTTACTAGCTGGAAAAATGCATTAACAAGTCCGAGTATAAGATCGAAGGAGCAAACAGCAGATAGTGCAAGAACAAACGCACGTACAGAcggtattattaaaaagagtGAATCAGGACAGAAAATAGAGCCTGTCTCGAGTGTCTTTCACTTAGTAGAAGGCTTTGCATTGGTTATGCTTTGTAATTGTCGACTTTATCCTCGAAGAATAGCTGTTCATATATTACGTGAagtcaaatatttattgaagacaTTGG GAGCTTTGGAAGACGATCAGTCTGTAATCGATGTAATAGATGCTTGTTGCCCCGTGGTTTTGGAAAAGTGTTATCATATGCTGCCACCTGCAGAAAAAGCGGCAGCTGCTTCGACTTCTAATGTTGATCTTCAATGGATAGCTGAAAGAAGCAGTTGTGTGTGGACAGCAG GCCTTCACGATGATACTAGTACAAAGAgttcttcttctttaaatttaaatggagCAGATCCATGGGGGACttgtttatttgcatttttggAGAAAGATAGAGTACTCACGATGTGTCCCACTGCTGTTGCACATTCATGGCCTATTGTTTTTACTAGAATAAATTCTCTCTTCTCCGTAATTGATCCCAC ACCTGTCAATGATAACAGAGCTTCTCTTCTAAGAAGTTCAACTGCTGTTCGAAAACCCGTAAATGAAAGGGACGTCTACATGCATGTTtggaagaattatttaacCTTTGGTTATAGAGTTGTACCACCAGTGCCAAGTCCAGTTGTACGGTGTGCCAGTCCAGATCTCAGTCTCAG CTCTTCGCCGGATAGCCTTTCTGCCGAACGAGGCGATAACAAGTCACCTGGTACAAATGCAAGTCCTGCGGCATTGTACAAACTAACTGTACCCCTATTGAGATGCGAGGTGGTCGATGTTAGAGATGCCGCTGTGCAAGCTATTGGCAAAGTAAACTCCGATGCTTTGAA AGATTTGATGGAGGAACTAGTTCCTTATATTCGGGAAGCAGTTGAtcgtaaacaagaaaatatgaGACGTCGAAGACGAAGAGATGCGTTAAGATTGCAACTAGTAAGAGTGCTAGAATTAATTGCGGAATATGGAACATTTGGTATCTG cCCTGCAGTATTGGATCGCGAGACACAATCGCTTCATTCAACGTTCGTCGAATACATCGATGGCGCACGTTTATATTTGGAGAACGAAACCGATAAAGAAGCACCTGCAGTGCGCGACATAAAATTACACTTCTGCAATTTTATTAGGAAAATGATTAAGAGCTTTTCAT TGGAAACGTGTCATACTTTGTTAAAGAGAGATTTAAGACGGAACTTGTTTATGCTGTTCGCTAGTTGGGCTGGTCCTTATGGCGGACCTCTTTCGAGTACATCCTCGTTGCACGAAGAAGAAAAGTCGTGTACAGAACTACAGCTTTCAGCACTGCAAGCTATGAGCGGTTTATTGTGTTGCGGGCCTTGTTTCAATCCCCAGTCTCTTTCAGAAGAGGGAGCAATATTGTACCAGTGGTTGGACTTACTACTAGCCAGCAAGGATGAGAAA ATATATGCCCTCGCCCGGGAAACAGTGGTGTTATTGTTGGAATGTAACCCAGACATCGGAACTCTTCTCGATTGGGTAGTAGATCGATGTTACACCGGAGCTCCTCAAGTAGCCGATGGTTGCTTCCTTGCCTTGGCAACCATTTTTAGTGCAAG AGAATATCCTTGCGATCATTATACGAGTATCATCAATGTTACTCTGATGAGTACGGGTTGTCCTCGTGCTCCAGTTCACGACGCAGCGCTTCAACTTCTTCAGCTGCTCGATCAAAGATTTTTTGGGAACGTGGGTCCTCTTCCAACTACGGAACCGGAGACCG GTCAAGATGATCTCGTTGGTGGTTCATCAACCACAGCCATTTCTGCTCCAGGACAACAAAGTAATCCTATCGGTGGGATATCTTCGAATGGTACAATTAAGGGTGGGACACTCGACGTACTTCTATCAACCACCTATTGTCGCAATCAGATGTATCTTTCTCGTCAACTCGCTCAGCTACACCCAGAATTGACGATGCCTATGTTCAGTG AAATTACACACAGATTTCAAACAGCCAGAAGGGAAGTTCGGCAGCTGTTACTCCAATATTTGTTACCCTGGCTACACAACATGGAACTGGTTGACCCTAATGTACCGCCACCCTCAAATCCATTGAGTTATTACCAG TATTATGCAAGCGACATGGCGCGCGGTGGAGCCCGAAGGGAAGGTTGGGGTAGTGCCGAGGCAACGGAAATGGTcctgaacaatttattttacataactGCTAAG ttCTCCGACGAGCATCCCAAAGAGACAGAAGAACTTTGGTCGACCTTATGCGGTTGTTGGCCTAACAATCTAAAAGTCATCATACGTTATTTAATAATCGTCTCTGGGATGGCACCGCAAGAATTACTTCCATAC GCGAAACGCGTCGTGTTATATTTGGCAAGAGCTCGTCCAGATCGTTTGGTGGACGAAATGATGACCGAACTGCAGACAGTCGAGACATTAAATTGTCTGATCGAAAGAACCGAAACCCCGCCGTTTTACAGATTAACTAGCATGCGAAAAGCTTCCTCTCATAGTGACGCACCCGCCGCTGATCCTGGGAATCCTCCTCGCGATCTTGGTGTCGAGAAGGGTACCATTCATACGAAAAGACACTCTGGCGAAGATCCCGTCAAAACCGG CTCGAAGTCTGATACAGCACTGCGAGCACTCGCTGGATTTCAAACCCCAAGGGCGGAAAAGACGAGGACTGCGAGCGGTCCGCCAGTTCTTCCTGATGATCTGTCCACTCCTACGACGGAAGCAGAG TTGACCACAGACGAATCCTGTTACGGCGTACGTAATGGACCCGTGGGAGTAAACGGGAAAATTTCATGTGGCGGCGAAAAGTTTGATATCCCCCAACCGCATCCTCTACCAATGCCAGAATACGGCGGATATTTCGCGCCACTCACGGAGTATCTGCCGGATAGTTCGCAACCGATAAGTGGATTTCACAG ATGCAACATCGCCGTGATGCTGCTCACCGACGTTGTTGTCGACGGTATACAACTCGACTGGGCTATCCATGTTCCCTTAATGTTGCACATAGTTTTCCTTGGCTTGGATCACTCTAGGCCTCTTGTAAGGGATCACTGTCGTTgtcttttgttaaatttattggTTGTCCTCGGAGATCATCGAGATCATCTAGGCGTAGCGCGGGTATTGTTAGCGTCAAAGACCGAACAATTGGGTTTAGGTCTTTCTACGCCCGCTTTGCCAGTACTTGAGCACAACTTCACCGAGGTTGATCCAGAGTTTGATAGTTACCTGTACGGTCCACCTCCCGCACCACCTCCCACAACCCCTCCTCCGTCGTCTTCGCCACCGCCGCCTTCttcctctcctcctcctccgcctccaccaccgccgccgccacccCCTCCACCTCCACCACCGGATTCCTCCGTATTTAATTCGACACCTCCGcctcctccccctcccccgccgCCACCGTTTCCACCTTCTAATAACGGAACACCGACTCATTCACCGATTCCGAATTCAACATCCACCCCTCCGACATCAATGAACCACGTGCATCAGTCGGTGACGGACCACTGTAAAGATTATTCAAATACTCACGCATATg AATCACCGGTATGTAACAATTGGACATCGACAACAGGATCAACAAACGTCGTACCTCCTGTTATTGTTACACCGGAAGATGCAAATAATTGGGTAGGGCCCCAACCTGGCCCGAATATGCCAATCCAAGATGTAATCAAATCTTTGATAAACTTCCTTGCATCTAG GATCAACCAACCATTGTGGAATTACGAAGATATGACTGCCAAAGTATGGTGGGTTCGCAGTGCTGAACAACTAACAGTATTATTGCGACACGTTTTGCGAGTCTTCAGAGATTCTTTGCCCCATGCTTTGGTTAGTCAACGATGGGCACAAACCGCGTTGCAGTTAGGCCTCTCCTGTTCATCGAGGCACTATGCAGGAAGATCACTTCAAGTATTCAGAGCATTACGAGTTCCTATTACATCTCGAATGTTATCCGATATCTTATCTAGATTGGTAGAAACGGTCGCTGAACAAGGGGAGGACATGCAG GGCTATGTAACAGAATTGTTATTAACACTTGAAGCAGCCGTCGATTCGTTAGAATCCGACTTCCGACCTCTCGattttatgaaagaaatatttaaatccacTCCAAATTTGAACAATAAAGACCCAGCATCGGGTGGTTTGATTGGTGGAAAGCGCAGTCCAGGTGGAGGAAACGGTTATCCAGCTGGTCCTTATATGTTTTCTCATCTGAATCAAGGTGGACACACGAGAAGCACCAGTTACTCGGTTAGTTACTGCATGAAAAAATCAAGTGGCAGTAATTTGGCAACAAGCGAAATGAAAG AATTAGACAACAGGTGTAACAAATACCCAAATTCTAACCTTTCGCGTTCGAGATCTGCTCAGTCATTGAAGTTATTGGGTGACTCGGCAACACAAGATGATAAAATGACTATTTTGGCACAACTGTTTTGGCTATCCGTATCCTTGCTTGAATCGGACTACGAACACGAATTTCTCTTGGCGTTGAGATTGCTGAGCCGTGTACTACATAGATTACCGCTGGATCGACCAGATGCTAGAGACAAAGTAGAAAAATTGCAACAGCAATTAAGATGGAATTCGTTTCCCGGTGTACATGCACTATTATTAAAAGGATGCACTAGTCCGAATACGTATGAACCAGTGGTAACATTATTGTCGCAGTTTACCCCGTTACTGGATCTGCCAGTTGTTGATCCAACTCAGAGTCTCGCATTTCCAATGAACGTTGTGTCATTGCTTCCCTACATGCTTTTAAATTACGAGGATGCTAACGAGTTATGCATTAGGAGCGCTGAAAACATTGCACAA gTGAGTGctgaaaagggaaaaaaattggaaaacttAGGCACCGTTATGACATTATATAGCCGACGAACTTTTAGCAAGGAAAGTTTTCAATGGACAAAGTGTGTTGTCAAGTACCTTTATGACACATACGCTCATCTCAGTTTTAATATGCTTGCATTTCTGGTGGAAGTACTTGAGAAAGGTCCAGGAAGTGTTGCGCTACCAGTGCTTAGTATCATACATTGTATGTTACATTACGTTGATTTAGCTTCTCAAGCCGCTCAACCGATCAACACTGAACTTCTGAGAGTGATTTCAAAATACGTCGAG GGTCCCCATTGGAAAGAAGcccttaaaatattaaaactcgTAGTCACAAGATCGTCAACTTTAGTAGCACCACCTACTTCAGTGCACGGTTCATCCTGGGAATCTTCTTTAGCATCTCCGCATCCGAGCTTCACCGACACCgaaatatttaccaaaaaaGAACTACCCG GAAGGACTATGGATTTCACATTTGACTTGTCTCAAACACCTGTAATCGGTAGACGGTGGCTAATACGTCAGGGTGTGGAAGAAAAATCACTTGGGTCTCCTCGATGTTCATTATCTCTTTCACCAGCCGAGAGTAATGCAGTTTCCGGTTGGAAAAGGCCGTGGATGTCTCAG gGTCGAGTTAGAGAATGTTTGGTGAATCTTTTAACAACATGTGGGCAACGCGTTGGACTACCAAAGAGCCCATCT GTAATATTCAGTCAAAGTTCAGATTTAATGGAAAGGCAGTCATCCATGGCTTCTTCGACGGAAGAAGTTTCTGGCGCAAATAACGATTTGAGCGGAGGGTCTAGAAGAGATGACGAACAGTTTGGCGTATTCAAAGACTTTGACTTCCTCGAATATGAAAGCGAAAGCGTTGAg GGTGAAAGTACTGATAATTTCAATTGGGGCGTGAGGCGACGTCCTCTTAGCGaaggagaagaaagagagCCAAGCTTGCGACAATTTGAGGAAAGCTTAAGTGAAAAGACTCAATCGTCCAGTAAACATACCAGCCGG CGTGGAGTGGCGGAGGAATCATCGGATGACGAGGCTGGTTCAGAATCACCTTTAGACGAAGTACCCGGTGGATCTGGAACCGGGCAAGAAGCAAATAATATTCCCGGAATGTTCCCTCCGTCCTCTCTTTCACTAATACCTAGTCGCACGCGTCATGATTCTTCGACAAGGTCTGACACATC TGGTTCTAGCGCTGGAGATTTAGGAGACGTGACGCCTTGTAACGCATCGCCAAATCTCTCGGCGTTGATGCCTTTTAGACAAGCCGTGCGAGACGATGCCGAGGAGCTTTGGCGAcaacaaattcaaaatctcATTACGCAGTCTCTATACAATACACTAGACTTTTTCCAACTGTTAAGCAGGATTGTGAAG GATGTAAGCTGTAAATCTGTTACTCTCACGCGAGAAGCCAGTGCCTTATTGTGTAACGGCAGTCCTGCCTCCACCCAATTAGGTTATCATTTATCTAGTCACGCTGATCTACTTAGTTCAAAGGCTGAGCCACCTTTAATTTGGTTTTCAATTGCCGTTTTCGCGAATCAAAGATTGAACGAGTCCTTACGTTTTGGAATGTTAGAAATACAAGAGCATCTTGAAACATTTCTCGATAAGAAAGATCATGCTACCGAGTGTCTGGAAGCTGCCAAAGCATCAGCGAAACTACAAGCGTTAGGTGGTAGTCACACTACAGAGACAGGCCTTGAGGAGATGCTGCTAGACTTAGGCAGAGCCCTCTATAAGCTTCATCTtcaacttttacttttaatcgaagcgtcgaataaaatgttaggCACTCTCATGAACGCTGCCAGGAACGTACAAATTCCACTTCAAGATATGTCTACAGAAATTGCGAACATGAAAATTGCTCTAAGTAGAGCGCTCGAGGAAAGCACAGAGAGCGAAAGGGGTACACCAACTCCAACGCCTAGTCCAAGTCCTCTACCCGGTAGTGGCGCTGTCGAAGAAGTTGCTCGAGTCGCGGAACTACTTAGAAACGCTCGATGGTGTCCTGCCCTTGAAGCTGTAAGACTGCACAGAGCTCAGTGGCCCGGGGATCCCTTtcacgatgacgatgacgtgACGACTGCTGTTAATATGTATTGCAAATACTTAGGACAAGATAGATCTG ATATTTTTGTGGTTACACGAAAGGACGACGAGATGTCAGAGATATTTAGTAGATTAATGGAAAGTTTGTTCCAAATTTTAGCGGCTGTTACAGGCTTGGAAGCATCTACAAAGACTGCTCGGTCTCAACAAGATAATCCTAATAACTCTAAAAGTGACTGTTAA